A part of Desulfofundulus salinus genomic DNA contains:
- the ruvB gene encoding Holliday junction branch migration DNA helicase RuvB: MEERLLSAAFRSEDRESEYTLRPRRLQDFIGQEKIKESLSIFISAARERGEVLDHVLLFGPPGLGKTTLAGIIASELGVGIRVTSGPAVERPGDLAAILTNLSLGDVLFIDEVHRLSRPVEEILYPAMEDFALDIVIGKGPGARSLRLELPRFTLIGATTRAGLLTSPLRDRFGVICRLEYYEVNELVQIISRSAHILGIPIEAEGALEIARRSRGTPRVANRLLKRVRDYAQVRAGGIITRAVAVKALQFLEVDPLGLDHTDRRLLHIIIEKFNGGPVGLDTLAAAAGEEAGTLEDVFEPYLLQTGLLARTPRGRVATPAAYKHLGLPLKRDPVQASLW; this comes from the coding sequence TTGGAAGAAAGGCTGCTTTCCGCTGCCTTTCGGTCGGAGGACAGGGAAAGCGAATACACCCTGCGGCCACGGCGGCTGCAGGATTTTATCGGCCAGGAAAAAATTAAAGAAAGCCTGTCCATTTTTATAAGCGCGGCCAGGGAGCGGGGGGAAGTGCTGGATCACGTACTTTTATTTGGCCCCCCTGGACTGGGCAAAACTACCCTGGCCGGCATCATCGCCAGCGAGCTGGGGGTGGGCATCCGGGTCACATCCGGCCCGGCCGTAGAACGCCCCGGTGATCTGGCAGCCATTCTAACCAATCTCTCCCTGGGAGATGTTTTATTTATTGACGAGGTCCACCGCCTGAGCCGGCCGGTGGAGGAAATACTGTACCCGGCCATGGAGGACTTTGCCCTGGACATTGTCATTGGTAAAGGGCCGGGGGCCCGTTCCTTACGCCTGGAGCTGCCCCGGTTTACTTTGATTGGCGCTACCACCCGTGCCGGCCTGCTTACATCTCCCCTGCGGGATCGCTTTGGGGTAATATGCCGGCTGGAATATTACGAGGTCAACGAGCTGGTGCAGATCATCTCCCGTTCGGCCCATATTCTCGGGATTCCTATAGAAGCGGAGGGGGCTTTAGAAATTGCCCGGCGGTCCAGGGGAACACCCCGGGTGGCCAATCGTCTGTTAAAGCGGGTGCGGGATTACGCCCAGGTCCGGGCCGGAGGCATAATCACCCGGGCAGTAGCCGTGAAGGCGCTGCAGTTCCTGGAGGTGGACCCCCTGGGCCTGGATCATACCGACCGGCGTCTGCTGCACATAATTATAGAGAAGTTTAACGGCGGGCCTGTGGGCCTGGATACCCTGGCGGCAGCTGCCGGGGAAGAAGCGGGCACCCTGGAGGATGTTTTTGAGCCCTACCTTTTGCAAACAGGACTCCTGGCCCGCACACCCCGGGGGCGGGTGGCCACCCCTGCGGCCTACAAACACCTCGGCTTACCTTTAAAACGAGATCCTGTTCAAGCCAGCCTGTGGTAA
- the ruvC gene encoding crossover junction endodeoxyribonuclease RuvC yields the protein MRIIGVDPGTAITGYGIIELQGNRLTVVAYDCITTQAGMPMPSRLQHLYRQLELVLKLYQPQQFAVEELFFNKNTRTALAVGQARGVTLLAAVNAGLEVAEYTPLEVKQAVVGYGRAAKEQVQYMVRALLCLPEIPRPDDVADALAVAICHAHRLGRRKIMF from the coding sequence ATGCGGATTATTGGTGTTGATCCGGGTACGGCCATCACCGGCTATGGCATAATTGAACTACAGGGAAACCGGCTGACGGTGGTAGCCTACGATTGCATTACAACACAAGCTGGTATGCCTATGCCTTCCCGGTTGCAGCATCTTTACCGGCAGCTGGAACTGGTGCTTAAACTATATCAACCCCAACAATTTGCCGTGGAAGAACTTTTTTTTAACAAAAATACCCGCACTGCCCTGGCCGTGGGACAGGCCCGGGGGGTAACTCTTCTGGCCGCCGTCAATGCCGGCCTGGAAGTAGCCGAGTATACTCCGCTGGAGGTCAAACAGGCGGTGGTTGGTTACGGCCGGGCGGCCAAGGAGCAGGTCCAGTACATGGTGCGGGCTCTCTTATGCCTGCCCGAGATCCCCCGCCCCGATGATGTCGCCGATGCCCTGGCGGTGGCCATCTGTCATGCCCACCGGCTCGGTAGGAGAAAAATAATGTTTTAG
- a CDS encoding DUF2905 domain-containing protein: MMDGLGKMLALMGILLLVIGGLLMASERLFHLGRLPGDIFIQKGNFTFYFPIVTSIILSIVLTLILNLIFRR, translated from the coding sequence ATGATGGACGGTTTAGGCAAAATGCTCGCCCTGATGGGTATCCTCCTGCTGGTCATCGGCGGCCTGCTCATGGCATCGGAGAGGCTCTTCCACCTGGGCCGTCTCCCTGGAGACATTTTCATCCAAAAAGGTAATTTTACCTTTTACTTCCCCATTGTTACTTCCATTATCTTGAGCATTGTCCTTACATTAATTCTAAACCTTATTTTTCGACGTTAG
- the ruvA gene encoding Holliday junction branch migration protein RuvA: protein MIAFLNGNLLEIQDDGIIVDVHGVGYLVRVPLSMVSHLPPKGQPVRLYTHLIWREDGPALFGFSSRVELETFRSLLNVAGVGPRAALAILSTVTPGTLRRAVVEENENILTAVPGIGKKTARRIILELKDKLADMVFEADGTDDTGETGTPGNEGEAVAALVALGYAQMEARRAVRQVRQQAASGSTEELLRSALQWLGRQKNA, encoded by the coding sequence ATGATTGCCTTTCTCAATGGTAATCTGTTGGAAATACAGGATGATGGCATCATTGTGGATGTGCATGGGGTAGGGTACCTGGTGCGGGTACCCCTGTCCATGGTGAGCCATCTTCCGCCAAAAGGGCAGCCGGTGCGCCTGTATACCCATTTAATCTGGCGGGAAGACGGGCCGGCACTCTTTGGTTTTTCCAGCCGGGTGGAGCTGGAAACCTTTCGCAGTTTGTTAAACGTGGCCGGCGTAGGTCCCCGGGCGGCCCTGGCTATTCTCTCTACGGTAACTCCCGGCACTTTGCGACGGGCGGTGGTGGAGGAAAATGAAAACATTCTTACAGCCGTTCCCGGGATAGGCAAAAAAACGGCCCGGCGCATTATCCTGGAGTTGAAGGACAAGCTGGCAGACATGGTTTTCGAGGCTGACGGTACAGATGATACAGGTGAAACAGGTACTCCGGGGAACGAGGGGGAAGCCGTAGCTGCCCTGGTGGCTTTGGGTTACGCTCAGATGGAGGCCCGCCGGGCCGTGCGGCAGGTCCGCCAGCAGGCCGCTTCCGGTTCTACCGAAGAGTTGCTGCGGTCCGCCCTCCAGTGGCTGGGCCGGCAAAAAAACGCTTGA
- a CDS encoding SpoIID/LytB domain-containing protein: MFKKRLSSVILLLGLLALLGYPAWPVLGEVVVAPHDVRVGLVQQASQIAFSVTGHYQLVDYYTSKTISEVVSGQRWEVCFSPSGLELYRDGNRIGCFTGPLVVRGKVLQVDVLSGTGKQIEREGGLHALGANGKKVVLDNLAGVSVMGAGGQMKKIAPAGGLNLVTLYQGDQARRYRGNMEFRLDDKGITVVNQLPIEEYLYGVVPAEMPAHWPGEALKAQAVAARSYVLAQMGTYASQGFDVLATQASQVYRGYDGEHPAASKAVDETRGIVVTYRDRPISAVFHSSSGGYTENSEDIWKNQVDYLRARPDPFDRNPQNKHYDWTRTYTAEQLKEQLAASGYRFSEIYDLVEKERTSTGQRVKCLAVSGLGLDGQPLTIEIGRDPLKGKADEVRRALGLKSACFTMEKIMTGNGVSGQQPAETQVVPGQGQQDNRPRLLKVTFRGSGWGHGVGMSQYGALGMASQGYSYQEILKYYYAGVQIVSNYGA, encoded by the coding sequence GTGTTTAAAAAGCGCTTAAGTTCAGTTATTCTTCTTTTAGGACTGCTGGCCCTGTTGGGCTATCCCGCCTGGCCGGTATTGGGGGAGGTCGTGGTGGCACCTCATGACGTCCGGGTTGGCCTTGTACAGCAGGCCAGTCAAATTGCGTTTTCAGTAACGGGACATTATCAACTGGTTGATTATTATACCAGCAAGACCATATCTGAGGTTGTTTCCGGACAGCGCTGGGAAGTGTGCTTTTCCCCCAGCGGCCTGGAATTGTACAGGGATGGTAACCGGATTGGTTGCTTTACCGGCCCTTTGGTGGTACGGGGCAAAGTATTACAGGTGGACGTTCTTTCGGGGACAGGAAAACAAATAGAGCGGGAGGGCGGCCTGCACGCCCTGGGGGCAAACGGCAAGAAGGTCGTGCTCGATAATCTGGCGGGCGTCAGCGTAATGGGTGCCGGCGGGCAAATGAAAAAAATTGCCCCTGCCGGGGGGCTGAACCTGGTTACCCTCTACCAGGGGGATCAGGCCCGCCGTTACAGGGGTAATATGGAGTTCCGCCTGGATGACAAGGGGATCACGGTGGTTAACCAGCTGCCCATCGAAGAATACCTTTACGGGGTTGTGCCGGCGGAGATGCCTGCCCACTGGCCTGGGGAAGCGTTGAAGGCCCAGGCGGTGGCCGCCCGCAGTTATGTCCTGGCCCAAATGGGGACCTACGCGAGCCAGGGCTTTGATGTGCTGGCCACCCAGGCAAGCCAGGTATACCGGGGATACGATGGTGAGCATCCCGCCGCAAGCAAAGCGGTGGATGAAACCAGGGGAATTGTAGTAACCTACCGCGACCGGCCCATCAGTGCCGTTTTTCATAGCTCAAGCGGCGGGTACACCGAGAATAGTGAGGACATCTGGAAAAACCAGGTGGATTACCTGCGTGCCCGGCCGGACCCGTTCGATCGCAACCCCCAGAACAAGCATTACGACTGGACCAGGACTTACACTGCCGAGCAGCTCAAGGAGCAATTGGCTGCGTCGGGCTACCGCTTCAGTGAAATTTACGATTTAGTAGAAAAGGAGCGTACTTCCACTGGCCAGCGGGTAAAATGCCTTGCGGTTAGCGGTTTAGGCCTGGACGGCCAACCTTTAACCATCGAAATCGGCAGGGATCCCCTTAAAGGAAAAGCCGATGAGGTGCGCCGCGCCCTGGGATTAAAAAGCGCCTGTTTTACCATGGAAAAGATAATGACAGGTAACGGGGTATCGGGGCAGCAGCCCGCGGAAACCCAGGTCGTACCCGGTCAGGGTCAGCAGGATAATCGCCCCCGTTTATTAAAGGTCACTTTCCGGGGCAGCGGTTGGGGACACGGCGTGGGTATGTCCCAGTACGGAGCCCTTGGCATGGCTTCCCAGGGTTATAGTTACCAGGAAATCTTGAAATACTATTATGCAGGTGTCCAGATAGTTTCTAATTATGGCGCTTAA
- a CDS encoding YebC/PmpR family DNA-binding transcriptional regulator has product MSGHSKWSTIKRKKAKVDAQRGKLFTRLSREIIVAARLGGGDPDANPRLKAAIQRAKEANIPNENIQRAIQKGTGELGAANYEELIYEGYGPGGVAVMLEIMTDNRNRTAGEIRHLFSRHGGNLGEAGCVSWMFSKKGVIVVEKDGLDEDELMLNALEAGAEDVKTEEDEFEIITAPEDFEQVRRALVEKSVPIVEAQVTMVPQSTVKLTGKEAEQMMRLMDALEDHDDVQEVYANFELEDY; this is encoded by the coding sequence ATGTCCGGTCATTCCAAATGGTCAACCATCAAACGGAAAAAGGCCAAGGTAGATGCCCAGAGGGGCAAGCTTTTTACCCGCTTGTCCAGGGAAATTATCGTGGCGGCTCGTCTGGGAGGCGGAGATCCCGACGCCAACCCCAGGCTGAAAGCGGCAATACAGCGGGCTAAAGAAGCCAATATTCCCAACGAGAATATTCAACGGGCCATTCAGAAAGGCACCGGTGAATTGGGCGCGGCCAACTACGAGGAACTGATTTACGAGGGCTACGGTCCCGGTGGGGTGGCGGTTATGCTGGAGATCATGACCGATAACCGGAACCGCACCGCCGGAGAGATCCGGCACCTTTTCTCCCGTCACGGCGGTAATCTGGGGGAAGCCGGCTGCGTCTCCTGGATGTTTTCCAAAAAGGGCGTTATCGTGGTGGAAAAAGACGGCCTGGATGAGGATGAGTTAATGCTCAACGCCCTGGAGGCGGGGGCCGAAGATGTGAAAACCGAAGAGGACGAGTTCGAAATCATTACCGCTCCCGAGGATTTTGAACAGGTGCGCCGGGCCCTGGTGGAAAAGAGCGTACCCATCGTCGAGGCCCAGGTTACCATGGTTCCCCAGAGCACGGTTAAGCTTACCGGCAAAGAGGCGGAGCAAATGATGCGTTTGATGGATGCCCTGGAAGATCACGACGATGTCCAGGAAGTGTACGCCAACTTTGAACTGGAGGACTATTAA
- the tgt gene encoding tRNA guanosine(34) transglycosylase Tgt produces the protein MTVSFSIIKEDARTGARAGVLHTLRGDVETPVFMPVGTQATVKTMTPQEVWDLGGRLILSNTYHLYLRPGPDLIQEAGGLHRFMGWDGPILTDSGGFQVFSLAPLRRIEEDGVWFRSHIDGSEHFFSPEKAVAVQEALGSDIAMAFDQCAPYPCTYEEAREAMERTSRWALRCKEARRREDQALFGIVQGGVHRDLREKSVNDLVALDFPGYGIGGLSVGEPKDIMYQVLDYTVPLLPREKPRYLMGVGSPDCLLEGVARGVDMFDCVLPTRIARNGTVFTREGKLVVRNAEYARDFRPLDPDCNCYACRHFTRAYIRHLIKANEVLGIRLTTIHNLHFVLELMRSIRRAILEGNFYEYKEAFLARWNKN, from the coding sequence GTGACCGTTAGCTTTTCCATCATCAAGGAAGATGCCCGCACCGGAGCCCGGGCGGGGGTGCTCCACACCCTCCGGGGGGACGTAGAAACCCCGGTGTTTATGCCCGTGGGTACCCAGGCCACGGTGAAAACCATGACTCCCCAGGAAGTGTGGGACCTGGGTGGAAGGCTGATCCTGAGCAATACCTATCACCTGTATCTGCGTCCCGGCCCCGACCTGATTCAAGAGGCCGGGGGGCTGCACCGCTTTATGGGCTGGGATGGCCCCATCCTCACCGACAGCGGAGGGTTTCAGGTTTTCAGCCTGGCTCCTTTGCGCCGCATTGAGGAAGATGGTGTCTGGTTTCGTTCTCACATCGACGGGAGCGAGCACTTTTTTAGCCCGGAAAAGGCGGTGGCCGTTCAGGAAGCCCTGGGTTCGGACATCGCCATGGCCTTTGACCAGTGTGCCCCCTATCCCTGCACCTATGAGGAAGCGCGGGAAGCCATGGAACGGACCAGCCGTTGGGCGCTGCGTTGTAAAGAGGCCAGGCGGCGGGAGGACCAGGCTCTGTTTGGCATTGTCCAGGGAGGGGTGCACCGGGACCTGCGGGAAAAAAGTGTCAATGATTTGGTGGCGCTGGATTTTCCCGGATACGGTATCGGGGGGCTCAGTGTGGGGGAGCCTAAGGATATCATGTATCAAGTTCTGGATTATACCGTTCCCCTGCTTCCCAGGGAGAAGCCCCGTTATTTGATGGGTGTGGGGTCGCCCGACTGCCTGCTGGAAGGGGTGGCCCGGGGGGTGGATATGTTTGATTGTGTTTTGCCCACCCGGATTGCTCGTAACGGGACCGTTTTTACCCGTGAAGGAAAACTGGTGGTGCGCAATGCCGAATATGCCCGGGACTTTCGCCCCCTGGACCCGGATTGCAATTGTTATGCCTGCCGGCACTTTACCCGGGCCTACATTCGCCACCTGATCAAGGCCAATGAGGTGCTGGGCATTCGCCTGACCACCATCCATAACCTGCATTTTGTTCTCGAGTTGATGAGAAGTATTCGCCGGGCTATCTTAGAAGGCAATTTCTACGAGTATAAAGAGGCATTTCTGGCCCGCTGGAACAAAAATTAA
- a CDS encoding epoxyqueuosine reductase QueH, producing MKILLHTCCGPCTIYPLDYLRREGHTVHGYFFNPNIHPFTEWQKRRETLEKYAREQELPVIFDDDYPLEQFLQMVVHREARRCQFCYALRLRQAARVARRGGFDAFTTTLLVSPFQKHDLLREIGEAVSEESGVPFYYVDFRPGFKEAVTRSRELGMYRQQYCGCIYSEKERYYRSSRREGAGEEK from the coding sequence ATGAAAATACTGCTGCATACCTGCTGTGGCCCCTGCACCATCTACCCCCTGGACTACCTGCGCCGGGAGGGCCACACGGTTCACGGCTACTTCTTCAACCCCAACATCCACCCCTTCACCGAGTGGCAAAAGCGCAGGGAAACACTGGAAAAATACGCCCGGGAACAAGAACTCCCTGTAATTTTTGACGACGATTACCCCCTGGAACAATTTCTGCAGATGGTGGTTCACCGGGAAGCCCGGCGCTGCCAGTTCTGTTATGCCCTGCGCCTGCGGCAGGCGGCCCGGGTGGCCAGACGGGGAGGTTTTGATGCCTTTACCACCACCCTGCTGGTCAGCCCCTTTCAAAAACACGACTTGCTCCGGGAAATCGGTGAGGCCGTAAGCGAGGAGTCGGGGGTACCCTTTTACTATGTAGATTTTCGTCCCGGTTTCAAGGAAGCCGTTACCCGTTCCAGGGAGTTGGGTATGTATCGCCAGCAGTATTGCGGGTGCATATATAGTGAAAAGGAGCGCTACTACCGTTCTTCCAGAAGAGAAGGTGCAGGTGAAGAGAAATGA
- the queA gene encoding tRNA preQ1(34) S-adenosylmethionine ribosyltransferase-isomerase QueA, with the protein MQLNDFDYYLPPELIAQDPAPRRDESRLMVLFRDDGRIEHRLFRDIVEYLSPQDVLVINDTRVIPARLTGRKAQGGAEVEVLLLRPLDERRWEALVRPGRRLRPGTRLIFGDGLAEGLIEGVTAAGGRVVSFASALPFEEVLSRLGKMPLPPYIKKYPEDPGRYQTVYARQEGSAAAPTAGLHFTTELLDRIEARGVQLVRVLLHVGLGTFRPVRVQDITRHHMHAEYYEVTEEAARAINAARARGGRVVAVGTTTTRCLETVADTDGQIRPGTGWTDIFIYPGYRFKAVDALVTNFHLPKSTLLMMVSAFAGRETILNAYRTAVEMRYRFFSFGDAMLII; encoded by the coding sequence TTGCAATTGAATGACTTTGATTACTACCTGCCGCCGGAACTAATAGCCCAGGACCCTGCTCCCCGCAGGGACGAGTCCCGCTTGATGGTGTTGTTCCGGGATGATGGGCGCATAGAACACCGGTTGTTCCGGGACATCGTGGAATACCTTTCACCACAGGATGTGCTGGTGATTAATGATACCCGGGTCATTCCGGCCCGGTTGACGGGCCGCAAAGCCCAGGGCGGGGCAGAAGTAGAGGTTCTACTTCTCAGGCCGCTGGACGAACGGCGATGGGAGGCGCTGGTCCGGCCGGGGCGGCGGTTAAGGCCCGGTACCCGCCTGATCTTTGGCGACGGCCTGGCCGAAGGTCTTATAGAAGGTGTCACTGCCGCGGGCGGCCGGGTAGTGTCCTTTGCCTCGGCCCTTCCCTTTGAGGAGGTGCTGTCCCGGCTGGGCAAGATGCCCCTGCCTCCCTACATTAAAAAGTATCCGGAAGATCCCGGGCGTTACCAGACAGTTTACGCCCGGCAGGAGGGGTCCGCCGCGGCTCCCACCGCCGGGTTGCATTTTACCACGGAATTGCTTGACAGGATTGAAGCCAGGGGCGTGCAGCTGGTCCGGGTGCTGTTGCACGTGGGATTGGGTACCTTCCGGCCGGTGAGGGTCCAGGATATCACCCGGCACCACATGCATGCCGAATATTACGAGGTTACTGAAGAAGCCGCCCGGGCCATAAATGCGGCCCGCGCCCGGGGCGGCCGGGTGGTGGCCGTAGGCACGACCACCACCCGGTGCCTGGAGACGGTGGCGGACACCGACGGTCAAATCCGGCCCGGGACGGGGTGGACGGATATCTTCATCTATCCCGGCTACCGGTTTAAGGCGGTGGACGCCCTGGTGACCAACTTCCACCTGCCTAAATCCACCCTTTTAATGATGGTCAGCGCCTTTGCGGGCCGGGAAACAATTTTAAACGCCTACCGCACGGCGGTGGAAATGCGCTACCGCTTCTTCAGTTTCGGCGATGCCATGCTGATTATTTAG
- the yunB gene encoding sporulation protein YunB, with the protein MFRRRRNYRAFVAWTMVFFLLLGVFLWVDRVLRPTIFKIAETRAIQMATEAVNRAVQQKVIDSNLQYQDFVQVHKDNQGHIVLMQANTLKINQFAADVTLIVQSALRQLSRESLRIPLGQITGTQLLAGYGPRIPVGIVPVGSVRVRVDDRFEQAGINQTRHRIYLDFTVEVRIVVPPRSATAQVATRVPLLESIIVGQVPDTFVNISGGLLSGQSINAGNNP; encoded by the coding sequence TTGTTTAGAAGGCGCAGGAATTACCGTGCCTTTGTTGCCTGGACCATGGTTTTTTTCCTGCTGCTGGGCGTATTCCTGTGGGTTGACCGGGTTCTGCGGCCCACCATCTTTAAAATAGCCGAAACCCGGGCCATCCAGATGGCTACCGAGGCCGTTAACCGGGCTGTGCAGCAAAAAGTGATCGACAGCAACCTGCAATACCAGGATTTCGTGCAGGTGCACAAGGATAACCAGGGGCATATAGTATTAATGCAGGCTAACACCTTAAAAATTAACCAGTTTGCTGCAGACGTTACTTTAATTGTACAGTCTGCCCTGCGGCAGTTGTCCCGGGAATCACTGCGCATTCCCCTGGGTCAAATTACCGGCACCCAGTTGCTGGCCGGCTATGGCCCCCGCATTCCGGTGGGCATCGTGCCGGTGGGCAGTGTACGGGTGAGGGTGGACGACCGTTTTGAACAGGCCGGTATCAACCAGACGCGGCACCGCATATATCTGGACTTTACTGTCGAAGTGCGCATTGTAGTTCCTCCCCGCAGTGCTACCGCGCAAGTAGCTACCCGGGTGCCCCTGCTGGAAAGCATTATTGTGGGCCAGGTGCCGGACACCTTTGTCAATATCTCGGGAGGCCTTTTAAGCGGGCAGAGCATTAATGCCGGCAACAATCCTTAA
- the tyrS gene encoding tyrosine--tRNA ligase, producing the protein MLGIDKQLEIIKRGAAEIISEEELVQKLKRSLSTGRPLRVKLGLDPTAPDIHLGHTVVLQKVRQFQELGHETIIILGDYTARIGDPTGKTETRKQLSEEEVRANARTYEKQIYKILDPRRTKLVFNSQWLAPLTFAQVIELAAKYTVARMLEREDFARRFREGLPISIHEFFYPLMQGYDSVALEADIELGGTDQKFNLLMGRTLQREYGQEPQVALMMPILEGLDGVQKMSKSLGNYIGIDEPPREMYGKTMSLPDELMVRYFELVTSVPLEEVRSIAAGLADGSLHPRDVKMRLAREIVTFYHGKEAALKAEEEFKRVFQQHDLPDEVPEFHVSPDMLEDGGIWMPRLLQQAGMVSSTSEGRRLIQQGGVKINGEKVEDPNFKLVPVDGMIIRAGKRKFLRLVCRS; encoded by the coding sequence ATGCTCGGCATAGATAAACAGCTGGAGATCATCAAGCGGGGTGCTGCAGAGATCATTTCCGAAGAGGAGCTGGTGCAGAAGCTCAAGCGGTCCCTGTCTACGGGCCGCCCTTTGCGGGTGAAGCTGGGCCTGGATCCCACGGCTCCCGATATTCATCTCGGCCATACCGTGGTGCTGCAAAAAGTGCGGCAGTTTCAAGAACTGGGCCACGAAACGATTATCATCCTGGGCGATTATACTGCCCGCATCGGCGATCCCACGGGAAAAACAGAAACCCGCAAACAGCTCAGCGAAGAGGAGGTACGGGCTAATGCCCGTACCTATGAAAAACAGATTTATAAAATTTTGGATCCGCGGCGAACCAAACTGGTTTTTAACAGCCAGTGGCTGGCACCCCTTACTTTTGCCCAGGTAATTGAACTGGCGGCAAAATATACCGTCGCTCGCATGCTGGAGCGGGAAGATTTTGCCCGCCGCTTCCGGGAAGGCCTGCCCATCAGCATTCACGAATTTTTCTACCCCCTCATGCAGGGTTACGATTCGGTGGCTTTAGAAGCGGATATCGAATTGGGAGGTACCGACCAGAAGTTTAACCTGCTCATGGGCAGGACGCTGCAAAGGGAATACGGCCAGGAGCCCCAGGTGGCCTTAATGATGCCCATTCTGGAAGGTCTGGACGGCGTACAGAAGATGAGCAAAAGCCTGGGGAATTACATTGGCATCGATGAGCCGCCCCGGGAAATGTACGGGAAAACCATGTCCCTGCCCGATGAGCTTATGGTACGTTATTTTGAACTTGTCACATCCGTGCCCCTGGAAGAGGTCCGTAGCATTGCCGCCGGACTGGCCGACGGGAGCCTGCATCCCCGGGATGTCAAAATGCGCCTGGCCCGGGAAATAGTAACTTTTTATCACGGGAAAGAGGCGGCGCTAAAGGCCGAGGAAGAATTCAAGCGCGTATTCCAGCAGCATGATCTGCCCGATGAAGTGCCTGAATTTCATGTTTCACCGGACATGCTGGAAGACGGAGGCATCTGGATGCCCAGGTTGCTCCAGCAGGCCGGCATGGTGTCCAGTACCAGCGAGGGCAGGCGGTTGATCCAGCAGGGAGGAGTCAAGATCAACGGGGAAAAAGTTGAAGACCCCAACTTTAAACTGGTCCCGGTGGACGGCATGATCATCCGGGCCGGGAAGCGGAAGTTTTTAAGATTGGTCTGCCGCTCCTGA
- the nadE gene encoding NAD(+) synthase produces the protein MHLLAQRLTEWLREQVTERGARGYVVGLSGGIDSAVTAVLCKRACPDNVLGVIMPCYSSPLDAEDARLVARTFDIPLKEIVLDEPFALLVRLLTGEDYNVEKKDLSIINIKPRLRMITLYFYASRLQYLVAGTGNRSELTVGYFTKYGDGGVDLLPIGNLVKRQVYELAEYLGIPRRIIEKPPSAGLWAGQNDEAEMGITYQELDEFILTGKADDRVREVVKRLATKNAHKKQMPVLPPF, from the coding sequence TTGCATCTGCTCGCGCAGCGGTTAACCGAATGGCTCAGGGAACAGGTCACTGAAAGGGGCGCCCGGGGTTATGTGGTAGGCTTGAGCGGCGGTATTGATTCCGCTGTTACGGCTGTATTATGCAAGCGGGCCTGCCCGGATAACGTCCTGGGGGTAATCATGCCCTGCTACAGCAGTCCCCTGGATGCGGAGGACGCCAGGCTGGTGGCCAGGACCTTTGATATTCCTCTTAAGGAAATCGTGCTCGACGAACCCTTTGCCCTTCTGGTTCGCCTTCTGACCGGTGAAGATTACAACGTGGAGAAAAAGGATCTTTCCATTATTAACATCAAGCCAAGGCTGCGCATGATCACGCTTTATTTTTATGCTTCCCGGCTGCAATATCTGGTTGCCGGGACGGGCAACCGCAGTGAACTAACCGTCGGCTATTTCACCAAATATGGTGACGGAGGAGTGGACCTTTTACCCATTGGCAACCTCGTCAAGCGCCAGGTTTATGAGCTGGCCGAATACCTCGGAATACCGCGGCGTATTATAGAAAAGCCTCCTTCTGCCGGTTTGTGGGCCGGGCAAAACGACGAGGCGGAAATGGGTATAACATACCAGGAACTGGATGAATTCATCCTTACCGGGAAGGCTGACGACCGGGTACGGGAGGTTGTCAAGCGTCTCGCGACTAAAAATGCCCACAAAAAGCAGATGCCGGTCCTGCCGCCCTTTTAG